One Dethiosulfovibrio faecalis genomic window carries:
- a CDS encoding TAXI family TRAP transporter solute-binding subunit, producing the protein MRKFLTALMVVGVLVMSVAGAASAKTFVSLATGGTGGTYYPVGGGLADLISRHLPDVQMTSETGNASVANLNLIGTHEIEMAFVQNDVAYWAYNGERMFKTPYKNIRLVASLYPEHIQCITLKGSGVKEIMDIKGKRVSVGAPGSGVQGDVSAILQVAGIKYADMNTDFLDFNNTTQRFKDGQLDVGFVTAGYPTSSIMDLATLHDIDLVSFSDKFMEDLTGTFSYFVKSSIPAGTYNGVDHDTPTPAVMAMWVCDADLPEDLIYKITKTFWENVEEMHKVHAKCKLFTLDTATAGASVPVHPGAAKFYKEAGISVPDLK; encoded by the coding sequence ATGCGCAAGTTTTTAACAGCGTTGATGGTCGTCGGCGTTTTGGTGATGTCCGTGGCGGGTGCCGCATCCGCCAAGACCTTCGTGTCCCTGGCGACCGGTGGAACCGGTGGAACCTATTACCCCGTGGGGGGCGGACTGGCCGACCTTATCTCCCGTCATCTGCCGGACGTGCAGATGACCTCCGAGACGGGCAACGCGTCTGTGGCCAACCTCAATCTCATTGGAACCCACGAGATAGAGATGGCCTTCGTGCAGAACGACGTGGCCTACTGGGCCTATAACGGAGAGCGTATGTTCAAGACTCCCTACAAGAACATTCGTCTCGTGGCCTCTCTCTATCCCGAGCACATCCAGTGCATAACCCTCAAGGGCTCCGGCGTCAAGGAGATAATGGACATCAAGGGCAAGAGGGTCTCCGTGGGAGCCCCCGGTTCGGGAGTCCAGGGCGACGTCTCCGCCATCCTTCAGGTTGCCGGAATCAAGTATGCCGACATGAACACCGATTTCCTCGATTTCAACAACACCACCCAGCGCTTCAAGGACGGGCAGCTTGACGTCGGTTTCGTGACAGCCGGTTATCCCACCTCGTCCATCATGGACCTGGCCACCCTTCACGACATCGACCTCGTCTCCTTCAGCGACAAGTTCATGGAGGATCTGACCGGAACCTTCAGCTACTTCGTCAAGAGCTCTATCCCCGCCGGCACCTATAACGGCGTCGACCACGATACCCCCACTCCCGCCGTCATGGCCATGTGGGTCTGCGATGCCGATCTGCCTGAGGATCTTATCTACAAGATCACCAAGACCTTCTGGGAGAACGTCGAGGAGATGCACAAGGTCCATGCCAAGTGCAAGCTCTTCACCCTCGATACCGCCACCGCCGGTGCCTCCGTTCCTGTCCATCCCGGAGCCGCCAAGTTCTACAAGGAAGCGGGGATTTCCGTTCCGGATCTGAAGTAA